The following coding sequences lie in one Nitrospirota bacterium genomic window:
- a CDS encoding tetratricopeptide repeat protein, translating to MTSILLYIASILSAILAMKTKENAFTLPVVIALYEFFFFKGSLGKRVLYLIPFLLTMLIIPITLIGIDKPVGEIISGLGDVTEGYGGISRWDYLFTEFRVITTYIRLLFLPINQNIGYDYPVYHSFFDIQVLLSFLLLLSIFGFAIYLYVRSMSSTVLKLIAFGIYWFFIALLVESSIIPIPMVINEYRVYLPSVGGFLAFIAGAFLFMERLKSKKIQTAILAFLILTPLVLSSATYLRNAVWGSEISLWKDVVRKSPKKAMAHYNLGIVYYEQGLIDKAIEQYQIAISLKPDYAEAYNNLGLVYYGKGLPDKAIEQYQIALRLKPDYAEAYNNLGMAYGVKGLIDKAIEQYQIAISLKPDYAEAYYNLGIIYIDRDLNKAHKEFKKALQINPDFHEARKFLDYLNKI from the coding sequence GTGACATCTATACTACTTTACATTGCCAGCATCCTCTCAGCCATACTTGCCATGAAGACAAAGGAGAATGCATTTACCCTTCCAGTTGTCATAGCCCTTTATGAATTCTTCTTCTTTAAAGGCTCCTTAGGCAAGAGAGTTCTTTATCTTATTCCATTTCTTTTAACTATGCTTATTATTCCCATTACTCTTATAGGCATCGATAAGCCTGTTGGAGAGATAATAAGCGGGCTTGGAGATGTCACAGAAGGATATGGAGGAATATCAAGATGGGACTACCTTTTTACAGAGTTCAGAGTAATCACCACATATATAAGGCTTTTGTTTTTACCGATAAATCAGAATATTGGGTATGACTATCCAGTCTATCATTCGTTCTTTGACATTCAGGTGCTTTTGTCATTTCTATTGCTATTGTCTATATTTGGCTTTGCTATTTATCTTTATGTGAGGTCCATGTCTTCAACAGTATTGAAACTTATAGCTTTTGGAATATACTGGTTTTTTATAGCACTTTTAGTTGAATCAAGCATAATCCCGATTCCAATGGTAATTAACGAATATAGGGTTTATCTGCCATCTGTAGGTGGCTTTTTAGCATTCATTGCAGGAGCATTTCTATTTATGGAAAGGCTCAAAAGCAAAAAGATACAGACAGCTATATTAGCATTTTTGATTTTAACACCACTTGTGCTTTCATCTGCTACATATCTACGGAATGCTGTATGGGGAAGCGAGATAAGTTTATGGAAGGATGTGGTAAGGAAGTCTCCTAAAAAGGCAATGGCACATTATAATCTCGGCATTGTTTATTATGAGCAAGGCTTAATTGACAAAGCCATAGAGCAATATCAGATTGCCATAAGCTTGAAACCGGATTATGCAGAGGCATATAACAATCTTGGCCTTGTTTACTATGGAAAAGGCTTACCTGACAAAGCAATAGAACAATATCAAATTGCATTAAGACTGAAGCCGGATTATGCAGAGGCATATAACAATCTTGGTATGGCTTACGGAGTTAAAGGCTTAATTGACAAAGCCATAGAGCAATATCAGATTGCCATAAGCTTGAAACCGGATTATGCAGAGGCATATTATAATCTTGGCATTATTTATATTGATAGGGACTTAAATAAAGCACACAAAGAATTCAAAAAGGCATTACAAATAAACCCGGACTTCCATGAGGCACGAAAGTTTCTTGATTACTTAAATAAAATTTAA